In Tachysurus fulvidraco isolate hzauxx_2018 chromosome 11, HZAU_PFXX_2.0, whole genome shotgun sequence, one DNA window encodes the following:
- the LOC113643720 gene encoding galectin-9 isoform X2 gives MAYYPQQQQQPFYNPKIPFTGSIQGGLRDGKTIIVCGRVLPGANRFHVNLQCGSRPDANIALHFNPRYDSSSGYIVANTKQNNSWGIEERIYQSYFPMGNAFNMQILVTTQSYKISVNGIHIKDYVHRIPFNMVDTIGVDGMVEVNTISFQDPVGFVPAQAGFQAPAFPAPVNYSVPYKSIINGGLYPGRNITIQGVVNPQACRFSINLRHRSGIAFHFNPRFDENVVVRNTQTMEKWGSEERSGGMPFHKGQNVQIIISCNPHHYNVFVNGTQICTYSHRFTSLGEIDVLEVTGDLSLTAVTV, from the exons ATGGCATATTACCcccagcaacagcaacaaccaTTTTACAAccca AAAATCCCTTTTACTGGCTCAATCCAAGGAGGCTTGAGGGATGGAAAGACAATCATTGTATGTGGACGGGTTTTACCTGGAGCAAACAG GTTTCATGTGAATCTCCAGTGTGGTTCCAGACCAGATGCTAACATTGCCCTGCACTTTAACCCACGTTATGACTCCAGTTCAGGATACATTGTGGCTAACACTAAGCAGAATAACTCCTGGGGTATAGAGGAGCGCATATACCAGTCTTACTTTCCCATGGGAAACGCTTTCAATATGCAGATCTTGGTTACAACCCAATCATACAAG ATAAGTGTCAATGGCATCCACATCAAGGATTACGTTCACCGTATCCCATTTAACATGGTGGACACGATCGGAGTTGATGGGATGGTGGAGGTTAATACCATCAGTTTCCAGGATCCTGTG GGTTTTGTACCTGCCCAAGCTGGATTCCAG GCACCTGCATTTCCTGCTCCAGTAAACTAT aGTGTCCCATACAAATCCATCATCAATGGTGGATTGTATCCTGGCAGAAACATTACCATCCAAGGTGTAGTTAATCCTCAAGCTTGCAG ATTTTCCATTAATCTGCGTCACAGAAGTGGGATAGCATTTCATTTCAATCCACGATTTGATGAAAATGTGGTTGTGCGCAATACCCAAACAATGGAGAAGTGGGGCTCAGAGGAGCGCTCCGGAGGAATGCCATTCCACAAGGGGCAAAACGTCCAG ATAATCATCTCCTGCAATCCCCATCATTACAACGTGTTTGTCAATGGAACACAAATCTGTACCTACAGCCACCGGTTCACCAGCCTGGGGGAGATTGATGTTCTGGAGGTGACTGGCGACTTAAGCCTGACTGCTGTAACTGTCtag
- the LOC113643720 gene encoding galectin-9 isoform X1, which produces MAYYPQQQQQPFYNPKIPFTGSIQGGLRDGKTIIVCGRVLPGANRFHVNLQCGSRPDANIALHFNPRYDSSSGYIVANTKQNNSWGIEERIYQSYFPMGNAFNMQILVTTQSYKISVNGIHIKDYVHRIPFNMVDTIGVDGMVEVNTISFQDPVGFVPAQAGFQPQFAYPNACSAPAFPAPVNYSVPYKSIINGGLYPGRNITIQGVVNPQACRFSINLRHRSGIAFHFNPRFDENVVVRNTQTMEKWGSEERSGGMPFHKGQNVQIIISCNPHHYNVFVNGTQICTYSHRFTSLGEIDVLEVTGDLSLTAVTV; this is translated from the exons ATGGCATATTACCcccagcaacagcaacaaccaTTTTACAAccca AAAATCCCTTTTACTGGCTCAATCCAAGGAGGCTTGAGGGATGGAAAGACAATCATTGTATGTGGACGGGTTTTACCTGGAGCAAACAG GTTTCATGTGAATCTCCAGTGTGGTTCCAGACCAGATGCTAACATTGCCCTGCACTTTAACCCACGTTATGACTCCAGTTCAGGATACATTGTGGCTAACACTAAGCAGAATAACTCCTGGGGTATAGAGGAGCGCATATACCAGTCTTACTTTCCCATGGGAAACGCTTTCAATATGCAGATCTTGGTTACAACCCAATCATACAAG ATAAGTGTCAATGGCATCCACATCAAGGATTACGTTCACCGTATCCCATTTAACATGGTGGACACGATCGGAGTTGATGGGATGGTGGAGGTTAATACCATCAGTTTCCAGGATCCTGTG GGTTTTGTACCTGCCCAAGCTGGATTCCAG CCACAGTTTGCTTATCCTAATGCATGTAGT GCACCTGCATTTCCTGCTCCAGTAAACTAT aGTGTCCCATACAAATCCATCATCAATGGTGGATTGTATCCTGGCAGAAACATTACCATCCAAGGTGTAGTTAATCCTCAAGCTTGCAG ATTTTCCATTAATCTGCGTCACAGAAGTGGGATAGCATTTCATTTCAATCCACGATTTGATGAAAATGTGGTTGTGCGCAATACCCAAACAATGGAGAAGTGGGGCTCAGAGGAGCGCTCCGGAGGAATGCCATTCCACAAGGGGCAAAACGTCCAG ATAATCATCTCCTGCAATCCCCATCATTACAACGTGTTTGTCAATGGAACACAAATCTGTACCTACAGCCACCGGTTCACCAGCCTGGGGGAGATTGATGTTCTGGAGGTGACTGGCGACTTAAGCCTGACTGCTGTAACTGTCtag